GAGGTTCGGCTCACTTACCAATTACCATGTTGAGTTTTTTTCAAACAATATAATCGCGCCTCACTCTCTTACTCTCTACCAAATATTAAAGTGTTAATATGGAAGTCAATTTTGACTTCTAAGGTGGAAGAATTTATCTCCCACCAATTCGAACAACCGTAACAGCCATTATTTTGACTTTTACATACTCGAGTGATAGTTTAATGATGaatttttataaaatcaaaTCGTATGAACATTGAAGGTTCTGAGTTCGATTATTACTGAAAGAAATATTCATATGGCCAAATATTGAGTTTTGACTAAACTTACCCTATTGGTAGGTGGGAAAGTTCTGTGCACGAAGGTTTGACAgtcgagtttagacccatattgaatatccaaatgataaatttgtataacGTTCTTCTCAGttactcaaaaaagaaaataataacaaaattagGAAAAATATCGACTTCATAAATATTAGATTTCAATGAAAGGTTTTCCATTAAATGATTATAATTCGTTGCatataggaaaaaaaatctagTACTCTTattcaaatcaaataaatatgtttatattatctaaaataatgaatggtatttaataattaaaaagacATGATCATATAAAGTatataacaaataacaaatagtAATATACTATACATGCCTACATGGGGCCAAGCGTCCATCAACGGTCCGAAAGCCGCAAGACTAATCGATGTGAATTAAAGCCAAAGGTTCCCGATTGACAGGCTGGGCGTCCAACGGTCACTTGTTCTTTTTCCTTCCTGACCGTTTTGTCCCTACCGCCTTAACCTTTTCCACTCCAACGGTCCTCTCTCTCAAACAATGAAGACCTGTTGAACCaaacctttctctctctcaagcaACGGAATCCAGAACTCACTGCTTGTTTCTGCGAGAGACAGGGGAGGAAGAAAGAGGTATTTGCAACTGCAATGGGTTGCTTTCTTGCGTGTTTTGGTTCCTCCAAAGATCGCAAACGCCGGAGGCAGAGGCACAAGGTTCAACCTCGAGACCAAGTAAGCCtaatcttcctttttttttgtcttttattctgTTTGGCTTCCGAGAAAACGAGCGAACCTAGAAAACTGGGTAGAATGGgttgttttgtttctctttttggGGTTTCGTTGGAATGGGATAGTTTCTAGTAAAGGGAAGCTTAACTGGGTTGTTTACAAAAAAcgatttttttccctaattttcttGGTGGCCAAACAGAGCTTAGTGATGATcgtttatacttttttttttttttgaactttgtttTGATCTTGAATGTTGTGCAGAGGAATGCTAGTTGTACTCCACCGCAATCTGCAGCTTCTTTGGTACATGACCACCTAGAGAACACGATCACTCCAGTTTTGGAAGTTGGGTGAGTAAtcgaaaattagggttttgttttccctttttaaGTTACATTAATTGTATGAAATTATATGTTTttctatgcatatatatgtcagtgtgtgtgtgtatgtatgaaAGAGTGTATTGGAAGTATTTAAGAAGCACTTATTTGCCTAATATGTTTGTTTCTGGTTCATgatttaaactttttttgcttttgggaTTTCAGGGATAAGCCTGTGGAGCAATTGAGCTCGAGTACCCGTAAAAGAGTTACTTTTGATTCAAACATCACAACTTATGAGCACGATGAAGTCAGTGATTTTTCGCCGAAAAATAATGACAGTGACAACAGGGAGGAGCAGGAGAATTCAGCAAAATCAAGCCAATCTCAGTCCTCTGATGTTAGTTCAATCACATCCAGCTCTGGATCTTACCCTCCCAACCACAGGTATGAAAATTGTAGAGACAGTGACGATGAACTAGACGACGACAGTGACATTGATTACCATGATGATGATAGCGATGATGATGTCGATGGGGTTCTAGAGGAGTATGATGATATGTACGAGGACGATTATGATTCTAGGATTTCAAGGACAAGAATTCCTGTGACTAAGGTGGCAACAGATGAAATTGATAGTTCCACAGTTATAGAAAATTTGCCGGAGGGTGATGTGAAGCCATTCGGGTTGAATCGCAACACTAGAGATAGGAGTAATTATGTGCATTCAGTGCTGAATCCAGTTGAGAATTTGACTCAGTGGAAAGCTGTAAAAGCAAGAGGGACACCACCAGCACTGAGGCAACAGAAAGAGAATTCCTCGTTGGATCATGAATCCTTGAAGTCATTTAGTTCCGAGCCATGCTTTAAGGAAATGTCCTTTAGCTTCAAAGCAAAATCTGATCAACCCAAGAAATCGAACCAAGAGATGGCAGTCGATGCTAGTCTCTCAACCTGGTTAGGTTCTGCAGAAAGTACACCCTCTATCAAGACGACTAGCACCAACACAATTGCTTTGGATAGCATTACACCAAAGCCAAGTATGTCAGGAGGATCTAATTCACCAATCAGCTTTGAAGATAGGCCAATTTTAGGTGCACTCACTGTTGAAGAACTGAAGCAACTgtcagcttcttcttcttcttcacccaGGAAGTCACCAAGTAGAAGTCCTGATGAGATGCCTATCATAGGTACTGTCGGAACTTACTGGAACGACACCAACCTCGCTAAAGATTCACGCTCGGCCACTTCCTATAGAGgaataccaaacacaaccagcAAGTATAGAGGGGTATACTCCAAGTAAGGATTGTGTGTAAGAACTATTATGTGTTGTGATGACAGGTTCTAACTACGTTGCTACCGGTGTGCAGGATAAGAGAGTGAATTGGCAACTCAACTCCATTCGAGACTAGATTGGAGAGAGCTTTGAATAGAGAAGTGTTGCTGAAGCTTGTGAGATGGTTTGGAGTGTTTAGTCTGTGTGTGATTCCTGTAATTTATGATTCTTTGTCAATTAAAATGAGATTGTTTGTGAGATATTTCCTTTACTGTTATGAATTTATATGCCTGTTCCTTAAAAAGCTATATATAAATCTTTGTATCCATTGTTTTGGTATTTGCTTCTCTCAATACGTGACCAAACAAACAGACCCTTATAATTTGCCAGATTCTCCAATGATGGTTATATACaagattaaaatttaaaagaaccCGACAAACGTCTAACGGTCACACAAGTTTTGACCGTTAAAATTGCGAACAATCAAGCTAACAAAGTTTGTTTTGACCGTTGACGATTAACAATCAAACTAACAGAAcccaaaatattttatatatttttcatgataaatttgatttttgtttcaaacaaaagaaTATTATCGAAGTCATAAAAtcgaataaaatataaatatgatttttcaaaatttatttttaaaaaaatgttgtgCCCCAAAATTAAAGTACAACGGGCTCTGCTGTAGTTCATTTATGTTACAGTAGAGCCCGGACATCCATTGCATGGTTCtcatcgtttttttttttaataaaaataaattattgtatCAATTATTTCAATCATATATTATTCACATACACTTGTGGAGGTCTCATGGTTAGTTTCTTGTTTGTTAAGAAATGAAAGACAAAATATTTTTAGCATTTGTACATCAGAGCAAGGGCGATCAGGGTTAATTACTGTGGCGTTGTTCGATGAGTGGAGTTTGACATAGTTTTGCTTTAACTGTAGTAGATTTGGTCTAGTTTTCGCAAGAATTGGGGGCTGATTTACCCCATTTTTAAGTCTATTGTGTTGGTAACTTTCTGTGCCTATCAAGTGTTCGAAGAAATGTGTCAACGACCTACATTGCAATCCTCGACAACCGGGCTACTTCCACCTCTTCCATGTTCTCTGGTTTGAACTTTTAAGGTTACGGGTTTGACTGGATATTAGTTTTCTGAGCAAGGATGGAAGTAGTGGTATATGTTCTCTGGTTTGAACTTTTAAGGTTACCGGTTTGACTGGATATTAGTTTTCTGCGCAAGGAGGGAAGTCGTGGTTATTTAGGTTGATTATGAAACGTCATTTATGGCAGTCATTTGTTCAGCAAATCAAAATTCCAGGATACAACTAATCAATTGACATTGGCAGGGCATacttttgaggttctaatgagAGTCAAACATGTGACCTTCCATTTTACATGAGCACTTGTTCATTCTCCCTTGTCATTTTGAAAACACCtgcacatttttttttggtctccaTATCTATAATATGCGCATGTCGATATCTGCACTGACATTGTATATTCATGTATATGAGTTAATCTTGATCAAATGTCTTCTGCAATGTTGATTTGAATAGGTGATTTTGTGCTTGCAGAGGGTTCCATTTAGTGAATTCAAAAGATCAAGCCAGTCTAGCAAGATTCAAGACACTAAGGTACAAGCACTAGTCATCTATTTGTTTAGTGTTTAAATGAAGGACCACCTATCTATTGTTTAATCAAATTGTTTAACAAAAATTTCTGGGTCCATTTAAGTCACAAATGAAGAGGAAGTTCCTAGTTCTGAATGTTCTTAAGTTGACTTCGTCTGTTTACGTTGGAGTTTCTTTTTGTCTCCCGTGGTGGATTCTTCATTATCAAAATTTAAGTGGGGCTGAGACATATTAAAGTAGCAGCATGTGAAGGTTTAGGTTAGGACAGGTTATGCTTCCTACGCccaatatataaaaaaagaagatgtaattattcaacacacttatcattTGAGATCTCCATATCTGTTATAGTCACCGTTTTACTCATATCTTCCTACTCCCCACGTCTCAGTGAGTTTAAGGATTTGTGCACTACTATCATTATGCTTCAATCACTTATACTGAAATATACAAGTAGATTCCCTGAAGCCCCTCATAGTTCTTGTGTTGGAGATGTCCACAATGTCACTAATTCCAACCAAATTACTATGAAAGTATTCATATACCACATCTGTACAGTGTCAAATATGGCATTGTACATTGTTATATACAGACCAGAGAAGGTTCAAAGAAAAGTTTAGGACTTGTCCATGAGTAAACAAAGGTTTAAGACTTGTCCACAAGTTTATACTATGTTAGGGATGGAGACTGGAGAGTACTTAGTTTCCATACGTAAAATGCTGATACTAATTAAAATATTCACATTTGGCAGGACATCAGAAGCTTCAGAAAGAAAAACCTGGTTGTGGAAAGGAGAAGCAAGTTTGTGGCCGTCTGATGCACTCTTGGTAAACTTCAACCAAATCTAGCcgttaatatttttttggtcaAAGTCAGCTTCATTGTTCAAGTTGGTGCCTTAAAGTAAAGGATCTGTTAACTTCACTACCATTACTATATTAGACTAATTTATCTATAGAAGTTGACTTCACTACCGTTTCTTAGTAAAAGATGCAGTTTATTTTTCAACCACAAAATGTGTAAACTGTAAACTTTATCTAATAAAACTTAAGTTTCATATTATAATGCAGATTACTTCAGTTGCCTATAAAAGGACCATTATTGAAGACATGTTTGAACTCAGATTAACAAACCTGAAAACAAGTCTTCTCTCTGACATGGAAGAATGACCCAGATCATATCAACCATGTTAGGGACACAAAAGActcttctttttctgtttcaaaTCCTCTTATTATGTTTATTTCCATT
This genomic stretch from Tripterygium wilfordii isolate XIE 37 chromosome 22, ASM1340144v1, whole genome shotgun sequence harbors:
- the LOC119990737 gene encoding eisosome protein SEG2-like gives rise to the protein MGCFLACFGSSKDRKRRRQRHKVQPRDQRNASCTPPQSAASLVHDHLENTITPVLEVGDKPVEQLSSSTRKRVTFDSNITTYEHDEVSDFSPKNNDSDNREEQENSAKSSQSQSSDVSSITSSSGSYPPNHRYENCRDSDDELDDDSDIDYHDDDSDDDVDGVLEEYDDMYEDDYDSRISRTRIPVTKVATDEIDSSTVIENLPEGDVKPFGLNRNTRDRSNYVHSVLNPVENLTQWKAVKARGTPPALRQQKENSSLDHESLKSFSSEPCFKEMSFSFKAKSDQPKKSNQEMAVDASLSTWLGSAESTPSIKTTSTNTIALDSITPKPSMSGGSNSPISFEDRPILGALTVEELKQLSASSSSSPRKSPSRSPDEMPIIGTVGTYWNDTNLAKDSRSATSYRGIPNTTSKYRGVYSK